A region from the Salidesulfovibrio onnuriiensis genome encodes:
- the ygfK gene encoding putative selenate reductase subunit YgfK, translating into MGTDKFYCASIESLLEWILFDLERGEALGIAKELFFAPKKDDPFRMMRYGKLMETPLGVAAGPHTQLAQNIIAAWLTGGRYIELKTIQVLDELEVTKPCIDMTDEGYNCEWSQELKLDQSFNEYLNAHILLHVLKDRLGWEGEEAGWIFNMSAGYNLEGIMSPTVQRFFDRMEDCSGELAEKIERVAKIYPRVRELNIPSKLSDNLTVSTMHGCPPDEVEKIGRYFIEERGYHTTIKLNPTLLGPEGLRGILNDKLGFETVVPDEAFGHDLKYDQGVAIIKNLTEAARKKGVEFSIKLTNTLETSNVQQNLPKNEGMVYMSGRALHPISVNLAARLQKEFDGKLDISFSAGVDTVNIASTLACGLKPVTVCSDLLKPGGYGRLSQYTEIMREACEKLGASSLDELVTATAEDKDMGKARIANLQAYAQEVVASGRYDKEEFPFKNVKTSRELPKFDCAGAPCMTVCAASQEIPRYLDYVARGEFDNAYRTILATNPFPHVQGKVCDHLCQFKCTRMNYDSPLLIREIKRFVADKCHGNVKPEPASSNGLKAAIIGAGPTGLSAGYFLALEGFEVNIYESKDFPGGMAADGIPAFRLDDGSLEKDINFILSMGAKLHTGEKIDKARFEQLTRENDYVYVAVGAQQSSTLNIPNVDAEGVFDQLSFLSNVRQGRETGLGSNVIVIGAGNSAMDAARTAKRMVGDKGEVSIVYRRTRKEMPADQDEIIGALEEGVRIVELASPEAVVVKDGKMAGLEVAKMELGEPDASGRRSPVKVEGSNHVIEADSLIMAIGQKVVLDFLPGDGLEVEMNSMKTQMEGVFAGGDAARGASSLVNAIGDGRTAFLSILNAAKQERRVRVSPSDDRNPEISELRVRQARKAFGPSMPEREACDRMNFNLFVDTLSEEDARAESERCLQCDTVCNVCATVCPNRANYAVPTIPIEYPVQRVVMQNGELEFETLGMKDIRQAFQIVNIADYCNECGNCATFCPTSGAPYKDKIRVHLNREGLLEAKSGFHFPAPGKLESMCNGTSCTLTDADGVYTFEDDTVRVEFTKDSFRARKAELKNGATEASLQQAAEMMVLYTLLHDRKPFAVNV; encoded by the coding sequence ATGGGTACCGATAAATTTTACTGCGCCAGCATCGAGTCTCTGCTTGAATGGATCCTTTTCGACCTGGAGCGCGGCGAGGCCCTCGGCATCGCCAAGGAACTCTTCTTCGCCCCGAAGAAGGACGATCCCTTCCGCATGATGCGCTACGGCAAGCTGATGGAGACCCCCCTGGGCGTGGCGGCCGGCCCGCACACCCAGCTGGCCCAGAACATCATCGCCGCATGGCTCACCGGCGGCCGCTACATCGAGCTCAAGACCATCCAAGTGCTGGACGAGCTGGAAGTGACCAAGCCGTGCATCGACATGACCGACGAAGGCTACAACTGCGAATGGTCCCAGGAGCTCAAGCTCGACCAGTCCTTCAACGAATACCTGAACGCCCACATCCTGCTTCACGTCCTCAAGGACCGCCTGGGCTGGGAGGGCGAGGAGGCCGGCTGGATCTTCAACATGAGCGCCGGGTACAACCTGGAAGGCATCATGAGCCCCACGGTGCAGCGCTTCTTCGACCGCATGGAGGACTGTTCCGGGGAACTGGCCGAAAAGATCGAGCGCGTGGCCAAGATCTACCCCCGCGTGCGGGAACTGAACATCCCGTCCAAACTTTCCGATAACCTGACCGTTTCCACCATGCACGGCTGCCCGCCGGACGAAGTGGAAAAGATCGGCCGCTATTTCATTGAGGAGCGCGGCTACCACACCACCATCAAGCTCAACCCGACCCTGCTCGGACCCGAGGGGTTGCGCGGCATCCTCAACGACAAGCTGGGCTTCGAGACCGTGGTGCCGGACGAGGCCTTCGGACACGACCTCAAGTACGACCAGGGCGTGGCCATCATCAAGAACCTGACCGAGGCCGCCAGGAAAAAGGGCGTGGAATTCAGCATCAAGCTGACCAACACCCTGGAGACCTCCAACGTCCAGCAGAACCTGCCCAAGAACGAAGGCATGGTCTACATGTCCGGCCGGGCCCTGCACCCCATCAGCGTCAATCTGGCCGCCCGCCTGCAAAAGGAATTCGACGGCAAGCTGGACATCTCCTTCTCCGCGGGCGTGGACACCGTGAACATCGCCTCCACCCTGGCCTGCGGCCTCAAGCCGGTCACGGTCTGCTCCGACCTGCTCAAGCCGGGCGGATACGGACGCCTGTCCCAGTACACCGAGATCATGCGCGAAGCCTGTGAAAAGCTCGGCGCCTCCAGCCTGGACGAGCTGGTCACCGCCACCGCCGAAGACAAGGACATGGGCAAGGCGCGCATCGCCAACCTGCAGGCCTACGCCCAGGAAGTGGTCGCCTCCGGCCGCTACGACAAGGAAGAATTCCCGTTCAAGAACGTCAAGACCAGCCGCGAGCTGCCCAAGTTCGACTGTGCGGGCGCGCCCTGCATGACCGTGTGCGCGGCCAGCCAGGAAATCCCCCGCTACCTGGACTACGTGGCCCGGGGCGAATTCGACAACGCCTACCGCACCATCCTGGCCACCAACCCGTTCCCCCACGTGCAGGGCAAGGTCTGCGACCACCTCTGCCAGTTCAAGTGCACGCGCATGAACTACGACAGCCCCCTGCTCATCCGTGAAATCAAACGCTTCGTGGCCGACAAATGCCACGGCAACGTGAAGCCCGAGCCCGCCTCCTCCAACGGCCTGAAGGCGGCCATCATCGGCGCGGGCCCCACCGGCCTTTCCGCGGGCTACTTCCTGGCCCTGGAAGGCTTCGAGGTCAACATTTACGAAAGCAAGGACTTCCCGGGCGGCATGGCCGCCGACGGCATTCCGGCCTTCCGCCTGGACGACGGTTCCCTGGAAAAGGACATCAACTTCATCCTGTCCATGGGCGCCAAGCTGCACACTGGCGAAAAGATCGACAAGGCCCGCTTCGAGCAGCTGACCAGGGAAAACGACTACGTCTACGTGGCCGTGGGCGCGCAGCAAAGCTCCACCCTGAACATCCCGAACGTGGACGCCGAGGGCGTGTTCGACCAGCTCTCCTTCCTGAGCAACGTGCGCCAGGGCCGCGAAACCGGCCTGGGCAGCAACGTGATCGTCATCGGCGCGGGCAACTCGGCCATGGACGCCGCGCGCACCGCCAAACGCATGGTGGGCGACAAGGGCGAGGTAAGCATCGTCTACCGCCGCACCCGCAAGGAAATGCCCGCGGACCAGGACGAGATCATCGGAGCGCTTGAGGAAGGCGTCAGGATCGTCGAACTGGCCTCCCCCGAAGCCGTGGTGGTCAAGGACGGCAAGATGGCCGGCCTGGAAGTGGCCAAGATGGAGCTGGGCGAGCCCGACGCATCCGGCCGCCGCAGCCCGGTCAAGGTGGAAGGCTCCAACCACGTCATCGAAGCCGACAGCCTGATCATGGCCATCGGCCAGAAGGTGGTCCTGGACTTCCTGCCCGGCGACGGCCTGGAAGTGGAAATGAATTCCATGAAGACCCAGATGGAAGGCGTGTTCGCGGGCGGCGACGCCGCGCGCGGCGCTTCCTCCCTGGTCAACGCCATCGGCGACGGCCGCACCGCCTTCCTGAGCATCCTGAATGCGGCTAAGCAGGAACGCCGCGTGCGCGTTTCCCCGTCCGACGACCGCAACCCGGAGATCAGCGAACTGCGCGTGAGGCAGGCCCGCAAGGCCTTTGGCCCGTCCATGCCCGAAAGGGAAGCCTGCGACCGCATGAACTTCAACCTGTTCGTGGACACCCTGAGCGAAGAGGACGCCCGCGCCGAATCCGAGCGCTGCCTGCAGTGCGACACGGTCTGCAACGTCTGCGCAACGGTCTGCCCCAACAGGGCCAACTACGCCGTGCCCACCATTCCCATCGAATACCCGGTCCAGCGCGTGGTCATGCAGAACGGCGAGCTGGAATTCGAGACCCTGGGCATGAAGGACATTCGCCAGGCCTTCCAGATCGTCAACATAGCCGACTACTGCAACGAATGCGGCAACTGCGCCACCTTCTGCCCCACCAGCGGCGCTCCGTACAAGGACAAGATCCGCGTGCACCTGAACCGTGAGGGGCTGCTGGAGGCCAAGTCCGGTTTCCACTTCCCGGCTCCGGGCAAGCTGGAATCCATGTGCAACGGCACCTCCTGCACCCTGACCGATGCGGATGGCGTTTACACTTTTGAAGACGACACGGTGCGTGTCGAGTTTACCAAGGACTCCTTCAGGGCCCGCAAGGCGGAACTGAAGAACGGCGCAACGGAAGCAAGCCTGCAGCAGGCAGCGGAAATGATGGTTCTGTACACCCTGCTGCATGACCGCAAGCCGTTTGCCGTAAACGTATAA
- the hydA gene encoding dihydropyrimidinase, with amino-acid sequence MTAVLVKGGTVVTSTETLKADVRVENGRIAGVGADLSSHEAHIIDATGKLVLPGGVDVHTHFNLEVGGLKVADGFHEGTRSAACGGTTTIVEHPGFTEDGSITAPIANYRKQAQNNCVTDYALHGVVAKVGENTKDDLAALVREGIPSVKVYMTYAGRLNDEEMIRVLEIMKAEHGLVTVHAENHEVIAELTRRLKDEGRLAPTSHPLSRPGYCEAEAVERMIALSRAAGNAPLYIVHLSTGAGLEAIRRAKAEGLPVYAETCPQYLLLTDDEYAREGDDALKYVLSPPLRKREDCEALWQGLADGSIDTVATDHCSFNLSQKTARGRDNIFACPGGIPGAETRLPLLYSEGVAKGRITLNRFVELVSTAPARIMGLAPAKGDIAPGADADIVILDPERKVTISPETLCHNADYNPYEGFVATGWPETVLLRGEAIIENNEFREREALGRFIERSRFTE; translated from the coding sequence ATGACAGCGGTACTGGTGAAAGGCGGCACGGTCGTCACCTCGACCGAGACACTCAAGGCGGACGTGCGCGTGGAAAACGGGCGCATCGCCGGGGTGGGTGCGGACCTTTCCTCCCATGAAGCACACATCATCGACGCGACCGGGAAGCTGGTGCTTCCCGGCGGCGTTGACGTGCACACCCACTTCAACCTCGAAGTGGGCGGCCTCAAGGTGGCCGACGGATTCCACGAAGGCACCCGGTCCGCCGCCTGCGGCGGCACCACCACCATCGTGGAACACCCCGGCTTCACCGAGGACGGTTCCATCACCGCCCCCATCGCCAACTACCGCAAGCAAGCCCAGAACAACTGCGTGACCGACTACGCCCTGCACGGCGTGGTCGCCAAGGTCGGAGAAAACACGAAGGACGACCTGGCCGCCCTGGTGCGCGAAGGCATCCCCAGCGTCAAGGTCTACATGACCTACGCGGGCCGCCTGAACGACGAGGAAATGATCCGGGTGCTCGAAATCATGAAGGCCGAACACGGACTGGTCACGGTGCACGCCGAAAACCACGAAGTGATCGCCGAGCTGACCCGACGGCTCAAGGACGAGGGCAGGCTGGCCCCTACCAGCCACCCCCTGAGCCGCCCGGGCTACTGCGAGGCCGAGGCCGTGGAGCGTATGATCGCGCTGTCCCGCGCCGCGGGCAACGCGCCCCTGTACATCGTGCACCTTTCCACCGGGGCCGGGCTGGAAGCCATCCGCAGGGCCAAGGCCGAAGGCCTGCCCGTATATGCGGAAACCTGCCCGCAGTACCTGCTGCTCACCGACGACGAGTACGCCAGGGAGGGCGACGACGCGCTCAAGTACGTCCTGTCCCCCCCGCTGCGCAAGCGCGAGGACTGTGAAGCACTGTGGCAGGGCCTGGCCGACGGCAGCATCGACACCGTGGCCACGGACCACTGCTCCTTCAACCTTTCCCAGAAGACCGCACGCGGTCGCGACAACATCTTCGCCTGTCCCGGCGGCATCCCGGGCGCGGAAACGCGCCTGCCGCTGCTCTACTCCGAAGGAGTGGCCAAGGGACGCATTACCCTGAACCGCTTCGTGGAGCTGGTCTCCACGGCTCCGGCCCGCATCATGGGCCTGGCTCCGGCCAAGGGCGACATCGCCCCGGGCGCGGACGCGGACATCGTCATTCTCGATCCGGAAAGGAAAGTGACCATCTCTCCGGAAACCCTCTGCCACAACGCGGACTACAATCCCTATGAGGGCTTCGTGGCCACGGGCTGGCCCGAAACCGTGCTGTTGCGCGGCGAGGCGATCATCGAGAACAACGAATTCCGGGAGCGCGAAGCACTGGGCCGCTTCATCGAGCGGTCCCGTTTCACCGAATAA
- a CDS encoding amidohydrolase family protein: MTLYLKNARYIDAETLKVSSTSIAVEEGAKGGISLIDSIPAAGDRNEGDQVIDCKGRFVTRSFGCGHHHIYSALCRGMPAPPKIPNNFPEVLEYVWWRVDKRLDKDMIEASALAAGLQMARRGVTFCIDHHASPFAIEGSLETVARAFERTGIGHLLCHESSNRDGDEIAEKSLAEHDAYLSSGRPGLIGMHASFTVNDDLLERSVALARKHDTGVHIHVAEDMADQVHCEKTYGKRVAQRLQEFGALESSKTILGHCVHFTDEERSIVGQSPVWVVSNVESNQNNNVGLTGYEWINNIMLGTDGMHNDMIRSAKAHHLVCTGTEGIGYDEVYRRFRNVHKYLAQFDGVGDGLNNLVVLDYDSPTEITDENFLGHFIFGLESAHVNTVIAQGRVIIADRRSTLVDEEEIFAYAREQGVRLWKKLAEG, encoded by the coding sequence ATGACCCTGTACCTGAAAAACGCACGTTACATTGACGCCGAAACCCTGAAAGTGTCCTCCACGAGCATTGCCGTGGAAGAGGGCGCCAAGGGCGGCATTTCCCTGATCGATTCCATCCCGGCGGCCGGCGACCGGAACGAAGGCGATCAGGTTATCGACTGCAAGGGACGCTTCGTGACCCGCTCCTTCGGCTGCGGCCACCACCACATCTATTCGGCGCTCTGCCGCGGCATGCCCGCACCGCCGAAGATTCCCAACAACTTCCCCGAAGTGCTGGAATACGTCTGGTGGCGCGTGGACAAACGGCTGGACAAGGACATGATCGAGGCCAGCGCCCTGGCGGCAGGTCTGCAGATGGCCCGCCGAGGCGTGACCTTCTGCATCGACCACCACGCTTCCCCCTTTGCCATCGAAGGCAGCCTGGAAACCGTGGCCCGGGCCTTCGAGCGCACCGGTATCGGCCATCTCCTCTGTCACGAGTCGTCCAACCGCGACGGCGACGAAATCGCCGAAAAAAGCCTTGCGGAGCACGACGCCTACCTGTCCTCCGGACGCCCCGGTCTCATCGGTATGCACGCCTCCTTTACCGTCAACGACGACCTGCTTGAGCGTTCCGTAGCACTCGCGCGCAAGCACGACACCGGTGTCCACATCCACGTGGCCGAGGACATGGCCGACCAGGTCCACTGTGAAAAGACCTACGGCAAGCGCGTTGCGCAGCGCCTGCAGGAATTCGGGGCCCTGGAAAGCTCCAAGACCATCCTGGGCCACTGCGTGCACTTCACCGACGAGGAACGCAGTATCGTGGGCCAGTCCCCGGTCTGGGTCGTTTCCAACGTGGAGTCCAACCAGAACAACAACGTGGGCCTGACCGGCTATGAATGGATCAACAACATCATGCTCGGCACCGACGGCATGCACAACGACATGATCCGCAGCGCCAAGGCCCATCACCTCGTCTGCACCGGAACCGAAGGCATCGGCTACGACGAAGTCTACCGCCGCTTCCGCAACGTGCACAAATACCTGGCGCAGTTCGACGGCGTCGGCGACGGCCTGAACAACCTGGTCGTCCTGGACTACGATTCCCCCACCGAGATCACGGACGAGAACTTCCTGGGCCACTTCATCTTCGGCCTGGAATCCGCCCACGTGAACACGGTCATCGCCCAGGGCAGGGTCATCATCGCCGACCGCAGGTCCACCCTTGTCGACGAAGAGGAAATCTTCGCCTACGCCAGGGAACAGGGCGTGCGCCTCTGGAAAAAGCTCGCGGAGGGCTAG